A single window of Tenericutes bacterium MZ-XQ DNA harbors:
- a CDS encoding nicotinate (nicotinamide) nucleotide adenylyltransferase, producing MNIVYGGSFNPPTKAHLNIIKKLLDEFEGAKVILLPVGNDYKKKELIDFKYRFEMLNLLIKPFSNKVIISDLEQKRGFKGTIEALNELSKKYDNLHFVIGSDHLDKLNQWIDYKNLLKTYPFIVMNRNHYMTIEHAEKLFEHEAHQFIFVDFNMNISSSMIRKNIENHKNQLTHEVYDYIKENKLYEG from the coding sequence ATGAATATTGTCTATGGTGGATCCTTTAATCCACCGACAAAAGCACATTTGAATATCATTAAAAAACTGTTGGATGAGTTTGAAGGAGCTAAAGTCATCCTTTTACCTGTTGGTAACGACTACAAGAAAAAAGAACTCATCGATTTTAAATATAGATTTGAAATGCTTAATCTATTGATTAAACCTTTTTCTAATAAAGTCATCATTTCAGATTTGGAACAAAAACGAGGTTTTAAAGGTACCATAGAGGCCCTTAATGAATTATCGAAAAAGTATGATAACCTTCATTTTGTGATTGGTTCAGATCATCTTGATAAACTCAACCAATGGATTGATTATAAGAATTTATTAAAAACATATCCGTTTATAGTGATGAATAGAAATCACTATATGACAATAGAACATGCTGAAAAGTTGTTTGAGCATGAGGCGCATCAGTTTATATTTGTCGATTTTAATATGAACATTTCATCTTCAATGATTAGAAAAAATATTGAAAATCACAAAAATCAGCTGACACATGAAGTTTATGATTATATTAAAGAAAATAAATTATATGAGGGATAA
- a CDS encoding methylglyoxal synthase encodes MKIALIAHDKKKADMVAFVKEHLNVFKAHELYATGTTGSILIKYTGLKIHLKKSGPLGGDQEIGSMVANQLIDMIIFFRDPLTAQPHEPDVSALLRLSDHYEIPLATNRSTADLFINALEK; translated from the coding sequence ATGAAAATAGCACTTATCGCCCATGACAAGAAAAAAGCAGATATGGTTGCGTTTGTCAAAGAACATTTAAATGTATTTAAAGCGCATGAACTTTACGCAACAGGAACTACAGGTTCAATACTCATTAAATATACTGGACTAAAGATTCATTTAAAAAAATCAGGACCTTTAGGTGGTGATCAAGAAATCGGATCTATGGTTGCAAATCAATTGATTGATATGATTATCTTCTTTAGAGATCCATTAACTGCTCAGCCACATGAACCTGATGTCTCAGCGCTATTAAGATTAAGTGATCATTACGAGATACCTTTAGCTACAAATCGTTCTACAGCTGATCTATTTATCAATGCATTAGAAAAATAA
- a CDS encoding 16S rRNA (cytosine(1402)-N(4))-methyltransferase, whose product MKHVTVLLNEAIEYLNIKKNGVYVDGTLGGAGHSKKILEHLENGFLYAFDQDDYAINYAKTVLQGFENYKIIKSNFRYLKTKLNHEGVTKIDGLLLDLGMSSFQIDDNTRGFTYLKEAQLDMRMDQSQSLTAEEIVNTYDKDELAKIFYIYGEEKNSYKIAQRIIDQRPLKTTSDLVKITDQVNFKEKGHSAKRVFQALRIAVNHELGVLEEVLTQAVEMLNPGGRIVIITFHSLEDRIVKHFFKTESTSQLPKNLPVMMDDHVKLKLITKKPIYPSDEEIKNNSRSKSAKMRVAERTSYENSTYRP is encoded by the coding sequence ATGAAACATGTAACAGTATTACTTAATGAAGCAATAGAATATCTAAATATTAAAAAAAATGGTGTTTATGTTGATGGCACACTCGGTGGTGCTGGACATTCGAAAAAAATACTTGAACATCTAGAAAATGGCTTTTTATACGCATTTGACCAAGACGATTATGCAATTAATTATGCTAAAACAGTACTTCAAGGATTTGAAAATTATAAGATTATCAAAAGTAATTTTAGATACCTAAAAACAAAGTTGAATCATGAAGGTGTAACAAAAATAGATGGATTATTACTAGATTTAGGCATGTCAAGTTTTCAAATTGACGATAATACAAGAGGGTTTACCTATTTGAAAGAAGCACAGTTAGATATGAGAATGGACCAGTCACAAAGCTTAACAGCAGAAGAGATTGTAAATACCTATGACAAAGATGAATTAGCAAAAATATTTTATATCTATGGTGAAGAAAAAAATAGTTATAAAATTGCACAAAGAATTATCGATCAAAGACCGTTAAAAACGACTTCGGATTTAGTAAAAATTACTGACCAAGTGAATTTCAAAGAAAAAGGACATAGTGCAAAAAGAGTTTTTCAAGCATTAAGAATCGCGGTAAATCATGAATTAGGTGTCTTAGAAGAAGTTTTAACACAAGCAGTTGAAATGCTTAATCCAGGGGGAAGAATTGTCATTATTACATTTCACTCATTGGAAGATAGAATAGTCAAACATTTCTTTAAAACAGAAAGCACATCGCAACTCCCTAAAAATTTACCAGTCATGATGGATGACCATGTAAAGTTAAAACTCATAACAAAAAAACCGATATATCCATCAGATGAAGAAATTAAAAACAACTCAAGATCAAAATCAGCAAAAATGAGAGTTGCAGAAAGGACTTCTTATGAAAATAGCACTTATCGCCCATGA
- a CDS encoding 50S ribosomal protein L32: protein MAVPFRRTGKTAKRKRRTHYKLTAPALVVCPQTGEFTLPHRVTPNSGYYKGQQVLTKKQSKED, encoded by the coding sequence ATGGCTGTTCCATTTAGAAGAACGGGTAAAACTGCGAAGAGAAAACGTCGTACACATTACAAATTGACTGCTCCTGCGTTAGTTGTTTGCCCACAAACTGGTGAATTCACATTACCACACCGTGTAACACCAAACAGTGGTTATTACAAAGGTCAACAAGTATTAACCAAAAAACAATCCAAAGAGGATTAA